Proteins co-encoded in one Malus domestica chromosome 09, GDT2T_hap1 genomic window:
- the LOC103444062 gene encoding probable WRKY transcription factor 69 yields the protein MEDSPSSASEDDTQVATPLPKKRRGVQKRVVSVPIGDVEGSKSKGEGHPPSDSWAWRKYGQKPIKGSPYPRGYYRCSSSKGCPARKQVERSRLNPTMLIVTYVCDHNHPMPTTKANQSSSVTPTTITATATSPTTESELPAKTEELTIFTSQVDLDLSDDSPTLLSDFGWFNDAASTVVLESPICLGNSSCMNNDVATRLKDEDEYLFADLGELPEGSVIFRHRNRMVESDDQNRRCSLSAVVPYCSNTG from the exons ATGGAGGACTCACCCTCCTCAGCCTCAGAGGACGACACACAGGTGGCCACTCCCCTGCCCAAGAAAAG GAGGGGAGTGCAGAAGAGGGTGGTGTCAGTACCGATCGGTGACGTGGAGGGATCCAAGAGCAAAGGGGAGGGGCATCCACCGTCGGATTCTTGGGCCTGGAGAAAGTACGGCCAAAAGCCCATCAAAGGCTCTCCATATCCCAG GGGATATTATCGATGTAGTAGTTCCAAAGGATGCCCTGCAAGAAAACAAGTGGAGAGAAGCCGTCTGAACCCCACAATGCTCATAGTCACCTATGTTTGTGACCACAACCACCCCATgcccaccaccaaagccaaccAATCCTCCTCTGTAACCCCCACCACCATCACCGCTACCGCTACATCACCCACCACCGAATCCGAACTTCCGGCCAAAACCGAGGAGCTCACAATCTTCACAAGCCAAGTCGACCTTGATCTCAGCGACGACTCGCCCACATTACTTAGCGACTTTGGTTGGTTTAATGATGCGGCATCAACAGTTGTACTGGAAAGTCCAATTTGCTTAGGAAATAGTAGTTGCATGAATAATGATGTGGCGACGAGGTTGAAAGACGAGGACGAGTATTTGTTCGCTGATCTCGGCGAGTTACCCGAGGGTTCAGTGATTTTCCGGCATAGGAATAGGATGGTGGAATCAGACGACCAAAATCGGAGATGTAGTTTAAGTGCGGTGGTTCCCTATTGTAGTAATACAGGATAA
- the LOC103429365 gene encoding uncharacterized protein, producing MYIVGHRWERKSSRLFHWFPKESLISLSKPRTTASSSVRQHLIPLPPSDNISPLGSSPLVLLRWPTSYPLLLLERINTASLYPLATATYLQVLWEGVRRLFHFLPSLFLSLPLCFCAFLPASILRVSLLLSASSFAQEPLVNLVSLASSDGGQDFVMEEMNDWGQSDLEYDFYRETCPETETIVRSTMAQIYSHQKNDSAQLLRLFFHDCFIQILLLIGCHHTINLVARQVENAQKFDRVL from the exons ATGTACATTGTTGGTCATCGTTGGGAAAGGAAAAGCTCTCGGCTTTTCCATTGGTTTCCAAAAgaatctctcatttctctctcaaaACCACGAACCACAGCATCCTCCTCCGTTCGACAGCATCTCATCCCTCTTCCTCCTTCGGACAACATTTCCCCTCTAGGCTCCTCACCCC TCGTCCTCCTCCGTTGGCCAACTTCTTATCCGCTCCTTCTCCTAG AAAGAATCAACACAGCCAGCCTCTACCCATTAGCCACTGCTACCTACCTGCAAG TTTTGTGGGAAGGTGTGCGAAGGCTCTTCCATTTTCTTCCGTCgcttttcctttctcttcctctctgtTTCTGTGCATTTCTCCCTGCGTCAATCCTTCGTGTTTCCCTGCTTCTCTCCGCCTCCTCCTTTGCCCAAGAACCACTGGTCAATCTGGTTTCTCTGGCTTCTTCCGATGGCGGCCAAGATTTCGTCATGGAGGAGATGAATGATTGGGGTCAATCGGATCTTGAATACGATTTCTATCGCGAGACTTGCCCAGAAACTGAGACCATTGTGAGGTCGACGATGGCGCAAATTTACTCCCACCAGAAGAATGACTCTGCTCAGCTGCTGCGCCTCTTCTTCCATGACTGCTTCATTCAG ATTTTGCTGCTGATCGGCTGTCATCACACTAT AAACTTGGTTGCAAGGCAAGTTGAAAATGCACAAAAGTTTGATCGCGTCCTATAG
- the LOC139187880 gene encoding uncharacterized protein, giving the protein MAAEEKEEEALLNLFDSYWFGHEILSQKSPSQPQQATNNPTLQVDESAQEETLELPILNLRSLSDQFLNTPSFSPSGTPKLQTIFSGEQVTNFSKNDELPAHPTKSSRVSSSSSGSSSSSRRSSERKRRKRVLGPSKSLSELEFEELKGFMDLGFVFTEEDKDSSRLVSIIPGLQRLASCEEEDIRDYQKEEEEEEDHGVVSRRPYLSEAWDVLDQRKKENQMLMKWRIPAATNLGKDMKHHLRFWAHSVASSVR; this is encoded by the coding sequence ATGGCTgccgaagaaaaagaagaagaagcactTCTCAACCTCTTTGATTCATACTGGTTTGGGCATGAAATTTTGAGCCAGAAATCACCTTCACAACcccaacaagcaacaaataaccCAACTCTCCAAGTGGACGAATCAGCCCAAGAAGAAACCCTAGAGTTACCAATCCTAAACCTAAGGTCTCTAAGTGACCAGTTTTTAAACACGCCCAGCTTTTCTCCGAGTGGCACACCGAAACTGCAAACAATTTTTTCCGGTGAACAAGTCacaaacttctccaaaaacgaTGAACTGCCGGCTCATCCGACAAAAAGCAGCCGGGTAAGTAGTAGCAGCagcggcagcagcagcagcagcaggaggagtagtgaaagaaaaagaaggaaaagagtgCTAGGGCCAAGTAAGAGCTTATCAGAGCTAGAGTTTGAGGAGCTCAAAGGTTTTATGGATTTGGGGTTTGTCTTCACTGAGGAAGACAAGGACTCTTCAAGGCTGGTTTCCATAATTCCCGGCTTGCAAAGACTAGCGAGTTGTGAAGAAGAAGATATTAGAGATTatcagaaggaggaggaggaggaggaggatcaTGGGGTGGTTTCAAGGCGGCCTTATCTGTCCGAGGCTTGGGATGTTTTggatcaaagaaagaaagagaaccaAATGTTGATGAAGTGGAGAATACCTGCTGCTACTAATTTAGGTAAGGACATGAAGCATCATCTCAGGTTCTGGGCTCATTCAGTTGCATCATCTGTAAGATAA